ACTGCTATTCTATGCATTGTTCACCACTCTTTCATAATTTTGACTATTTTCCCGCATTCACATTTATAAACGACCTCGTCCTCTCCATCATCCATGATTTCACTCAATCTTTTCCCGCAATAGCAAACAGAACCTCTCATCCGGGCAGGATTTCCAAAAACCAGACTGAATGGAGGTACATCTTTTGTAACAACGCTTCCTGCGCCGACCATAGCGTACTCTCCAACCGTCACCCCGCAAATAATGGTTGCATTAGCACCTATGCTTGAGCCTTTTTTTACAATTGTAGGAACTATCCGCTCTTCTCCCCAGATAGATGCCCTTGGATACAGGTCATTTGTAAAAACAGCAGAGGGACCGATGAAAACATCATCTTTTATTTCAACGCCCCTGTATATCGATGCAAAATTCTGGATTTTTACATTATCTCCTATTTTGACTTCTGCATCAACATAAACACTCTTTCCTATATTGCAGTTCTTTCCAATTATAGCATGTTCTCTGATGTGTACAAAATGCCATATTTTGGATCCTTCTCCAATTTCAACGCTTTCTACTATTGCCGTAGGGTGTTTATAAT
Above is a window of Candidatus Methanoperedens sp. DNA encoding:
- a CDS encoding acyltransferase, which produces MNYYKHPTAIVESVEIGEGSKIWHFVHIREHAIIGKNCNIGKSVYVDAEVKIGDNVKIQNFASIYRGVEIKDDVFIGPSAVFTNDLYPRASIWGEERIVPTIVKKGSSIGANATIICGVTVGEYAMVGAGSVVTKDVPPFSLVFGNPARMRGSVCYCGKRLSEIMDDGEDEVVYKCECGKIVKIMKEW